From the Bacillus tuaregi genome, one window contains:
- the pth gene encoding aminoacyl-tRNA hydrolase — protein MKLIVGLGNPGKQYDKTRHNIGFEVMDALAESLHISLDQAKFKGIYGKAMIDGEKVFLLKPLTYMNLSGESIGAMMDYFQIDIDDLLVIYDDMDLPVGKIRLRQKGSAGGHNGIKSTIAHLGTQEFNRIRVGINRPSNGMSITDYVLGRFTKEEQEQVQEAVEQSVAACREWIKKPFLQVMNTYN, from the coding sequence ATGAAGCTGATTGTCGGTTTAGGCAACCCGGGGAAACAGTATGACAAAACGAGGCATAATATTGGCTTTGAGGTAATGGATGCCTTAGCAGAGAGCCTGCATATTTCTCTTGACCAGGCTAAGTTTAAGGGGATATACGGTAAGGCCATGATAGATGGTGAGAAGGTCTTCTTATTAAAACCCTTAACCTACATGAATCTATCAGGTGAATCAATCGGTGCGATGATGGACTATTTTCAAATCGATATAGATGACCTTCTTGTGATATACGATGACATGGACCTGCCAGTTGGCAAAATACGTCTTCGTCAAAAGGGAAGTGCCGGCGGCCATAATGGGATTAAGTCAACTATTGCTCATCTCGGAACACAGGAATTTAATCGAATCCGGGTAGGGATTAACCGCCCATCCAATGGAATGTCCATTACTGATTATGTTCTTGGTCGTTTTACAAAGGAGGAGCAAGAGCAGGTTCAGGAGGCAGTAGAGCAAAGTGTTGCTGCCTGTCGGGAATGGATTAAGAAGCCTTTTTTACAAGTGATGAATACGTATAATTAA
- a CDS encoding ribose-phosphate diphosphokinase — MSNQYLDPNLKVFSLNSNRELASQIAEVIGVELGKCSVSRFSDGEIQINIEESIRGCDVFVIQSTNTPINEHLMELLIMIDALKRASAKTINVVMPYYGYARQDRKARAREPITAKLVANLIETAGATRVITLDLHAPQIQGFFDIPIDHLMGVPILAEHFQNREYNGDVVVVSPDHGGVVRARKLADRLKAPIAIIDKRRPRPNVAEVMNIVGNVEGKVCILIDDIIDTAGTITLAANALVESGATEVYACCTHPVLSGPAIERIENSKIKELVVTNSISLPEEKRISKIQNLSVASLLAEAIIRVHEEQSVSILFD, encoded by the coding sequence ATGTCTAATCAGTATTTGGACCCTAATTTAAAAGTATTTTCTTTAAACTCAAATCGGGAGCTTGCTAGTCAAATTGCAGAGGTAATTGGCGTTGAACTTGGAAAATGTTCGGTTTCCCGATTCAGTGACGGAGAGATCCAGATCAACATTGAAGAGAGTATTCGCGGCTGTGATGTGTTTGTGATTCAATCAACAAACACGCCAATTAATGAGCACTTAATGGAGCTATTAATCATGATTGATGCTTTAAAGCGAGCATCAGCTAAAACGATTAATGTTGTGATGCCATATTATGGATATGCCCGTCAGGATCGTAAAGCACGTGCACGTGAGCCCATTACGGCTAAATTAGTAGCAAACCTGATTGAAACTGCAGGTGCAACACGTGTCATCACTTTAGACCTTCATGCACCGCAAATTCAAGGATTTTTTGATATTCCAATTGATCACTTAATGGGTGTACCGATTTTAGCTGAGCATTTCCAAAATCGTGAATACAACGGTGACGTTGTTGTTGTATCTCCAGACCACGGCGGCGTGGTACGGGCTAGAAAATTAGCTGACCGTCTAAAAGCGCCGATTGCTATTATCGATAAACGTCGTCCAAGACCGAATGTGGCAGAGGTTATGAACATTGTCGGTAATGTTGAAGGCAAGGTTTGTATCTTAATTGATGATATTATTGATACAGCTGGTACGATTACGCTAGCAGCTAACGCCTTAGTGGAAAGCGGCGCTACAGAAGTATATGCCTGCTGTACGCATCCGGTACTATCTGGTCCAGCAATTGAAAGAATTGAGAATTCAAAGATTAAAGAGCTTGTTGTGACAAATTCTATTTCTCTTCCAGAAGAAAAAAGAATTAGCAAAATCCAAAACCTTTCTGTTGCGTCCTTACTAGCAGAAGCAATCATTCGTGTTCATGAAGAACAATCTGTAAGTATTTTATTTGACTAA
- the glmU gene encoding bifunctional UDP-N-acetylglucosamine diphosphorylase/glucosamine-1-phosphate N-acetyltransferase GlmU gives MLTRYAIILAAGQGTRMKSKLYKVLHPVCGKPMVQHVVDQISKLHIDKTVTIIGHGAEMVKAQLGNQSDYVLQEEQLGTGHAVMQAKELLSGKQGITLVVCGDTPLIKAETMEALFKHHEEKGAKVTVLTAQANDPTGYGRIVRNEAGLVEKIVEHKDASDEERLIAEINTGTYCFDNQSLFEALNEVTNDNVQGEYYLPDVIEILKGKGEVVTAFKTADFAETLGVNDRVALAEAEQIMKQRINRQHMRNGVTIIDPLNTYIGADVEIGSDTVILPGTMISGKTIIGSNSVIGPNSEIKDCQIGEATVIRQSVAHDSQIGSHVNIGPFAHIRPDSAINDDVKIGNFVEIKKAVFGKGSKASHLSYIGDAEVGRDVNIGCGSITVNYDGKNKYLTKIEDGVFIGCNSNLVAPVSVGKGAYVAAGSTITKDVPSEALAVARSRQVNKENYVQKLNVNK, from the coding sequence ATGCTTACTCGTTATGCAATCATATTAGCCGCAGGTCAAGGGACTAGAATGAAATCGAAGCTATATAAGGTTCTTCACCCTGTTTGCGGCAAACCTATGGTTCAACATGTCGTTGATCAAATATCGAAGCTTCATATAGATAAAACTGTTACGATTATTGGCCATGGAGCGGAGATGGTAAAGGCACAGCTCGGGAATCAAAGCGATTATGTTCTGCAGGAGGAACAGCTTGGAACCGGGCATGCTGTTATGCAGGCAAAGGAATTACTAAGCGGGAAACAAGGAATTACTCTTGTTGTATGTGGTGACACTCCTCTAATTAAAGCTGAAACAATGGAAGCTCTATTTAAGCATCATGAGGAAAAAGGAGCGAAGGTCACAGTATTAACGGCTCAAGCAAATGATCCAACCGGCTATGGCCGAATTGTGAGAAATGAAGCAGGTCTAGTTGAAAAAATTGTCGAGCATAAAGATGCCTCTGATGAGGAGCGATTAATTGCCGAGATTAACACAGGCACGTATTGCTTTGATAATCAGTCACTGTTCGAGGCTTTAAATGAAGTCACAAATGATAATGTTCAAGGTGAATATTATTTACCAGATGTGATAGAAATTCTTAAAGGCAAAGGTGAAGTGGTGACTGCCTTCAAAACAGCAGATTTTGCTGAAACTCTTGGCGTTAATGATCGCGTTGCCCTTGCAGAAGCAGAACAAATCATGAAACAACGAATCAATCGTCAGCATATGAGAAATGGTGTCACGATAATCGACCCATTAAACACTTACATTGGAGCAGATGTTGAAATCGGTTCTGACACGGTGATTTTACCGGGTACCATGATTAGCGGTAAAACAATTATTGGCTCTAATAGTGTAATCGGTCCAAATAGTGAAATAAAGGACTGTCAAATTGGTGAAGCTACAGTCATCAGACAATCTGTTGCACATGACAGCCAAATTGGCTCTCATGTCAATATTGGTCCTTTTGCCCATATTCGACCTGATTCAGCTATCAATGATGACGTGAAGATAGGGAATTTTGTGGAAATCAAAAAGGCGGTATTTGGAAAAGGCAGCAAGGCTTCACACTTAAGCTATATTGGTGATGCAGAGGTAGGAAGAGATGTTAATATTGGCTGCGGATCCATAACAGTTAATTATGATGGAAAAAATAAATATTTGACAAAGATAGAGGATGGCGTATTTATTGGCTGTAACTCAAACCTTGTCGCCCCTGTATCGGTTGGGAAGGGTGCTTATGTAGCAGCAGGCTCAACCATTACAAAAGATGTACCTAGCGAAGCACTTGCAGTAGCCCGCTCGCGTCAAGTCAATAAAGAGAATTATGTGCAAAAGCTTAATGTAAATAAATAA
- the spoVG gene encoding septation regulator SpoVG → MEVTDVRLRRVNTDGRMRAIASITLDNEFVVHDIRVIDGNNGLFVAMPSKRTPDGEFRDIAHPINSGTRGKIQEAVLAEYHRLGEVEVEFEEAGAS, encoded by the coding sequence ATGGAAGTAACTGACGTAAGATTACGCCGTGTTAATACGGATGGACGCATGAGAGCGATCGCATCTATTACGTTGGATAACGAGTTTGTTGTTCATGATATCCGCGTCATTGATGGAAACAATGGATTATTTGTAGCCATGCCAAGTAAACGTACACCAGATGGAGAATTTCGCGATATCGCCCACCCAATCAACTCGGGAACACGTGGTAAGATACAGGAAGCTGTTTTAGCTGAGTATCATCGCTTAGGCGAAGTGGAAGTAGAATTTGAAGAAGCTGGAGCTTCATAG
- the mfd gene encoding transcription-repair coupling factor, with protein MLGLKRLFNQQEDIGNVIEGIDAGLHEQLVAGLSGSARTLFIASVYEKTKRQILIATHNLLQAQKLFDDLVSVVGEEEVFLYPANELIGAEISVASPELRAQRIEVLNQLSNKKKSIVIVPIAGLRKLVPPPGIWKQYQLNVRVGDEINIDEQLIQFVEMGYVRTDMIAAPGEFSVRGGIIDIFPLTEANPIRFELFDTEVDSIRTFSLEDQRSIDKLAEVTIGPATEIPLQDTQYANLVEKLENGLKDSIKKVKDEKVKTQLVQNIGYELERLRNKQKPEQLFKYSSLVYDYASSLVDYCDPNAIFFIDEISRVQEMNESLEKEEAEWYTGLLSEGNIIHGIKMSHQLAELTSRSRHSIVYLSLFLRHVPNTNPQNIMNMTCKQMQNFHGQMNVLKGEAERWVKNHYSVVFLGSDEERVNRLERILSDYEIDAVVSNPDDRFQSGKIQIVRGDLLTGFELPLQKVAVVTEEELFTKRAKRTARRQKLSNAERIKSYSELKVGDHVVHVNHGIGKYLGIETLVINGVHKDYLHIRYQGSDKLYVPVDQINLVQKYVGSEGKEPKIYKLGGSDWKKVKKKVQSSVEDIAEDLIKLYAEREAAVGYAFSPDGDLQREFESSFPYQETEDQLRSILEIKKDMEKERPMDRLLCGDVGYGKTEVAIRAAFKAVADGKQVAILVPTTILAQQHYQTMLERFQDYPVKIGLLSRFRTRKQQTETIKGLKNGTVDVVVGTHRLLSKEVQYHDLGLLIIDEEQRFGVSHKEKIKKLKTNVDVLTLTATPIPRTLHMSMLGVRDLSVIETPPENRFPVQTYVMEYNGALVREAIERELARDGQVYFLYNRVEDIERKAEEISMLVPDAKVTYAHGQMSENELESVMLSFLEGESDVLVSTTIIETGVDIPNVNTLIVNDADKMGLSQLYQLRGRVGRSNRVAYAYFTYRKDKVLTEVAERRLQAIKEFTELGSGFKIAMRDLSIRGAGNLLGAQQHGFIDSVGFDLYSQMLKEAIEERRGNTEEVKRQTVEIDLDIDAYIPDSYIADGQQKIEMYKRFRGISDLDDVKELQDEMIDRFGEYPVEVSYLFLIAEIKVFALLVGVESIKQVKDEVTILLSEEKSSSIDGHKVFQLTNQYGRMVGLGMEGNKLKMVLHVKKTALEMWLNAIFEILQGMHEIKEDNAPSVL; from the coding sequence ATGTTAGGACTAAAGAGGCTTTTTAATCAACAGGAGGATATAGGAAACGTCATTGAAGGTATCGATGCGGGCCTCCATGAGCAGCTGGTTGCAGGGCTGTCTGGTTCAGCTAGAACGTTGTTTATTGCTTCTGTTTATGAAAAGACGAAAAGGCAAATCCTTATTGCCACTCATAATTTATTACAGGCCCAAAAGCTGTTTGATGATCTTGTTTCGGTGGTTGGTGAAGAGGAGGTATTTTTATATCCTGCAAACGAACTCATTGGAGCAGAGATTAGTGTCGCCAGCCCGGAATTACGCGCACAACGGATAGAGGTCCTAAATCAATTAAGTAATAAGAAGAAGAGTATTGTTATTGTTCCAATCGCCGGGCTGCGGAAGCTTGTCCCGCCACCTGGCATATGGAAGCAGTATCAATTAAATGTTCGAGTCGGTGACGAAATCAATATTGATGAACAGCTTATTCAGTTTGTTGAAATGGGCTATGTACGAACGGATATGATTGCGGCTCCGGGTGAATTTAGCGTAAGAGGCGGAATTATTGATATTTTTCCATTAACAGAAGCGAACCCAATCCGGTTCGAGCTATTTGATACCGAAGTTGATTCCATCCGTACTTTTTCCTTAGAGGATCAACGCTCGATTGATAAACTGGCGGAGGTAACGATTGGACCTGCAACAGAAATTCCACTGCAGGATACACAATATGCCAATTTAGTCGAAAAGCTTGAGAATGGCTTAAAGGACAGTATAAAAAAGGTTAAAGATGAAAAGGTCAAGACGCAGCTTGTCCAGAATATTGGCTACGAGCTTGAAAGACTGAGAAATAAACAAAAGCCTGAACAGCTTTTTAAATATTCTTCGCTTGTCTATGACTATGCTAGTAGTCTAGTAGACTATTGCGATCCTAATGCTATTTTCTTTATCGATGAAATCAGTAGAGTTCAGGAAATGAATGAGTCGCTGGAAAAGGAAGAGGCAGAATGGTATACAGGTCTCCTAAGTGAGGGAAATATCATTCATGGTATTAAAATGTCTCATCAATTAGCAGAATTAACGTCTCGATCTAGGCACTCGATTGTCTATTTATCCCTTTTTCTACGCCATGTGCCAAATACAAACCCACAAAACATTATGAATATGACCTGTAAGCAGATGCAAAACTTTCATGGGCAAATGAATGTATTAAAGGGCGAAGCTGAGCGCTGGGTGAAAAATCATTACTCAGTCGTTTTTTTGGGCTCAGATGAAGAGCGGGTTAACAGGCTTGAAAGAATCCTGTCAGATTATGAGATTGATGCAGTCGTTTCCAATCCGGATGATCGATTTCAAAGTGGTAAGATTCAGATTGTACGGGGGGATCTTCTCACAGGCTTTGAGCTGCCCCTGCAAAAGGTAGCCGTTGTAACTGAGGAAGAGCTCTTTACAAAACGGGCAAAGCGAACAGCGCGCCGCCAAAAGCTTTCTAACGCAGAAAGAATTAAAAGCTACTCTGAATTAAAGGTAGGCGATCATGTTGTCCATGTTAATCATGGAATTGGAAAATACTTAGGTATAGAGACCCTTGTGATTAATGGCGTTCATAAAGACTATTTGCATATCCGTTATCAAGGCAGTGATAAGCTCTATGTGCCTGTTGACCAAATCAACCTGGTGCAAAAGTATGTTGGCTCAGAGGGAAAAGAGCCGAAGATCTATAAATTAGGCGGCAGTGACTGGAAAAAGGTGAAGAAAAAGGTTCAATCCTCTGTTGAAGATATTGCCGAGGATTTAATCAAGCTCTATGCAGAGCGTGAAGCCGCTGTTGGCTATGCTTTTAGTCCTGATGGTGATTTACAGCGTGAATTTGAATCATCCTTCCCATATCAGGAGACAGAGGACCAACTTCGTTCGATTCTGGAAATTAAAAAGGATATGGAAAAGGAACGGCCGATGGACCGTCTTCTTTGCGGTGACGTTGGCTATGGGAAAACAGAAGTAGCGATTCGTGCTGCCTTTAAGGCAGTTGCAGATGGCAAACAGGTGGCTATTCTTGTACCAACCACGATTTTAGCCCAGCAGCATTATCAAACCATGCTGGAAAGGTTTCAGGATTATCCTGTGAAAATTGGTCTTCTGAGCCGCTTTAGGACTAGAAAGCAGCAAACGGAAACGATTAAAGGGCTAAAAAATGGAACCGTTGATGTCGTAGTAGGAACCCATCGACTATTATCGAAGGAAGTCCAATACCATGATTTAGGCTTGCTAATTATTGATGAAGAACAGCGTTTTGGTGTCAGCCATAAAGAAAAGATAAAAAAGCTGAAGACGAATGTAGATGTTCTGACGTTAACCGCAACACCAATTCCAAGAACCCTTCATATGTCGATGCTTGGTGTTAGGGATTTGTCGGTTATTGAGACACCGCCGGAAAATCGCTTTCCAGTCCAAACCTATGTAATGGAATACAATGGTGCCTTGGTTAGAGAAGCAATTGAGCGTGAGCTTGCAAGGGATGGACAGGTGTATTTTCTATATAATCGAGTCGAAGATATCGAGAGGAAGGCAGAGGAAATTTCTATGCTTGTGCCGGATGCTAAGGTAACCTATGCTCATGGCCAAATGAGTGAGAACGAGCTGGAATCTGTCATGCTCAGCTTTTTAGAGGGCGAAAGCGACGTACTTGTTAGCACGACCATTATTGAAACAGGGGTAGATATTCCGAATGTGAATACGTTGATTGTCAATGATGCCGATAAAATGGGACTTTCTCAGCTTTATCAGCTCAGGGGACGAGTAGGCCGTTCAAACCGGGTAGCCTATGCATATTTCACGTATCGGAAGGATAAGGTTCTTACGGAAGTGGCGGAACGTCGTCTGCAGGCAATTAAGGAATTTACAGAGCTTGGTTCAGGCTTTAAAATTGCGATGCGTGATTTATCCATCCGTGGAGCAGGTAATCTTTTAGGTGCCCAGCAGCATGGCTTTATTGACTCAGTAGGTTTTGACCTCTACTCGCAAATGCTAAAAGAAGCAATCGAAGAAAGAAGAGGCAATACGGAGGAAGTGAAGCGTCAGACAGTTGAAATTGATTTGGATATTGACGCCTATATTCCGGATTCCTATATTGCAGATGGCCAGCAAAAAATTGAAATGTATAAACGCTTCCGCGGCATCAGCGACCTTGATGATGTGAAAGAGCTTCAGGATGAGATGATTGACCGCTTTGGAGAATATCCGGTTGAAGTATCCTATCTATTTTTAATTGCAGAAATTAAAGTTTTTGCTCTATTAGTAGGTGTAGAATCCATTAAACAAGTCAAAGATGAAGTTACAATCCTTTTATCGGAGGAGAAGAGTAGTTCTATTGACGGCCATAAGGTCTTTCAGCTCACCAATCAATACGGCAGAATGGTTGGCCTCGGGATGGAAGGCAATAAGTTAAAAATGGTCCTTCATGTCAAGAAAACAGCCTTAGAAATGTGGTTAAATGCGATCTTTGAAATCCTGCAGGGAATGCATGAAATAAAAGAGGATAATGCACCATCTGTGTTATAA
- a CDS encoding 50S ribosomal protein L25/general stress protein Ctc, protein MSSVLQAKERKVLRHSVLKSIRKEGNIPGVIYGSKTENKSIYLSEKDLIKTIRDVGRNGIISLDVDGNKQNVILTDYQADPLKNVLVHVDFRAVDMATELNANVRVTLIGDAAGVKEGGVMQQSLHEVSVTATPTNIPQSIDVDVTNLQVEEKVTIADIKGAYASITFNHEEDEVICSILAPRQEEVIDTGEKQSDAPHDNLEETPANSAEE, encoded by the coding sequence ATGAGTTCAGTTTTACAAGCAAAGGAACGAAAGGTTCTTCGTCATTCCGTTTTAAAAAGCATTCGGAAGGAAGGGAATATTCCGGGTGTGATTTATGGGTCGAAAACGGAGAATAAGTCTATCTATTTAAGTGAAAAGGATCTCATTAAGACAATCAGGGATGTAGGAAGAAACGGAATTATTTCTTTAGATGTTGACGGGAACAAACAAAATGTTATATTGACAGATTATCAGGCAGACCCGTTAAAAAACGTTTTGGTTCATGTTGATTTTCGTGCTGTTGATATGGCAACAGAGTTGAATGCGAATGTAAGAGTGACATTAATAGGCGATGCTGCTGGTGTAAAGGAAGGCGGTGTCATGCAGCAATCCTTACATGAGGTTTCCGTGACAGCCACTCCAACCAATATTCCACAGTCTATTGATGTCGATGTAACCAATTTACAGGTTGAAGAAAAGGTGACCATCGCGGATATAAAGGGAGCTTATGCTTCGATTACCTTTAATCATGAAGAGGACGAGGTAATTTGTTCTATTCTTGCTCCGCGTCAGGAAGAGGTTATTGATACAGGTGAAAAGCAGAGTGATGCGCCGCATGATAATTTGGAGGAAACTCCAGCAAATAGCGCTGAAGAATAA
- a CDS encoding anti-sigma-F factor Fin family protein gives MAIHYHCRHCGVKLGSLDQVAVDSQRLGLHTLSDEERQDMVTYNSKGDIQIKSICEDCQESLEKNPEYYQNDFLIH, from the coding sequence ATGGCTATTCATTACCATTGTCGACATTGTGGAGTCAAGCTTGGGTCTCTTGATCAAGTGGCTGTTGATTCACAGCGGCTCGGTTTACATACACTATCTGACGAGGAAAGACAGGATATGGTAACCTATAATTCAAAAGGTGATATCCAAATCAAATCCATTTGTGAAGATTGTCAAGAATCACTTGAAAAAAACCCCGAATATTATCAAAATGACTTCTTAATCCATTAA
- the purR gene encoding pur operon repressor yields the protein MKFRRSERLIDMTDYLLTHPRQLVPLTVFAERYSSAKSSISEDLAIIKEVFEERGIGTLQTVAGAAGGVKFQVQVNQEEAQQFIRELCDLMTDPGRLLPGGYLFMTDILGNPAVVQKVGRMIASAYVNTTIDVVMTVATKGIPLAYAVANYLNVPVVIVRRDSIVTEGPTVSINYVSGSSKRIQTMVLSKRSLAEGSNVLIIDDFMKAGGTVNGMISMLEEFRANVAGIAVLVEAEQADERLVDNYLSLIKLSEVDLKQRQIKVIEGNYFRNKD from the coding sequence ATGAAGTTTCGTCGAAGTGAGCGACTAATTGATATGACGGATTATTTATTAACTCATCCTCGCCAGTTAGTTCCTCTTACTGTTTTTGCAGAACGTTACAGCTCGGCAAAATCCTCCATTAGTGAGGATTTAGCCATTATTAAAGAGGTGTTCGAAGAAAGAGGAATTGGAACTTTGCAAACGGTTGCAGGCGCAGCTGGAGGAGTCAAGTTTCAAGTTCAAGTTAATCAGGAGGAAGCACAGCAATTTATCAGGGAGCTGTGTGATCTTATGACGGACCCAGGCCGGCTTCTTCCAGGCGGTTATTTGTTTATGACAGACATATTGGGAAATCCCGCTGTTGTACAAAAGGTAGGGAGAATGATTGCCTCAGCCTATGTGAATACAACGATTGATGTTGTCATGACCGTTGCCACAAAAGGGATTCCGCTCGCCTATGCAGTGGCGAATTATTTAAATGTACCAGTAGTGATTGTCAGAAGAGATAGTATCGTAACGGAAGGCCCGACAGTCAGCATTAACTATGTCTCTGGTTCATCGAAGCGAATTCAGACAATGGTTCTTTCGAAGCGAAGTCTTGCGGAAGGATCAAATGTATTGATCATTGATGATTTTATGAAGGCTGGCGGTACAGTGAATGGAATGATTTCCATGCTGGAAGAATTTCGCGCCAATGTCGCTGGAATTGCTGTGCTAGTTGAAGCAGAGCAAGCAGACGAACGTTTAGTTGATAATTATCTTTCGCTCATTAAGCTGTCTGAGGTGGATTTAAAGCAAAGGCAAATTAAGGTAATTGAAGGAAATTATTTTCGAAATAAAGACTAG
- the ridA gene encoding 2-iminobutanoate/2-iminopropanoate deaminase, with amino-acid sequence MKVISTNEAPAAIGPYSQGIMVNNVFYSSGQIPLTAAGEMITGDVKEQTHQVFKNLQAVLKEAGASLETVVKTTVFIKDMNDFGSVNEVYGEYFNTHKPARSCVEVARLPKDALVEIEVIALVK; translated from the coding sequence ATGAAGGTAATAAGCACAAATGAAGCACCAGCAGCAATTGGACCCTATTCACAGGGGATTATGGTTAATAATGTTTTTTACAGCTCAGGACAAATTCCATTAACCGCTGCCGGTGAAATGATTACTGGTGATGTTAAGGAACAAACACATCAAGTATTCAAAAACCTGCAGGCAGTCTTGAAAGAGGCGGGAGCTTCGCTAGAAACAGTTGTAAAAACAACCGTTTTTATTAAGGATATGAATGACTTTGGTTCTGTAAACGAGGTATATGGTGAATATTTCAACACCCACAAGCCGGCACGTTCTTGTGTGGAGGTTGCGCGTTTACCGAAGGATGCATTAGTAGAAATCGAAGTGATAGCGCTCGTCAAATAA
- the ispE gene encoding 4-(cytidine 5'-diphospho)-2-C-methyl-D-erythritol kinase — protein MKLLVKAPAKINLSLDVLHKRSDGYHEVEMIMTTIDLADRLELSLLERDEISIISHNRFVPDDQRNLAYQAARLLKERFSIRKGVAIAIEKTIPVAAGLAGGSSDAAAALRGLNKLWDLGLTMKELAELGAEIGSDVSFCVYGGTALARGRGEVITPLPSPPTCWVVLAKPFIGVSTADVYRRLELPKITHPDTKAMIQAIEANDFSGVCANLGNVLEDVTLKLHPEVALIKDQMKRFGADAVLMSGSGPTVFGLVQHDSRMQRVYNGLRGFCDQVFAVRMLGEQHTLD, from the coding sequence TTGAAGCTTTTAGTAAAGGCGCCGGCAAAAATTAATTTGTCATTAGATGTTTTACATAAGCGTTCCGATGGCTATCATGAGGTTGAAATGATTATGACCACGATTGATTTAGCGGACCGTTTGGAATTATCGCTATTAGAGCGTGATGAAATCAGTATCATTTCACACAATCGATTTGTTCCAGATGACCAAAGAAACTTAGCCTATCAGGCAGCCCGCTTGTTGAAGGAACGCTTTTCTATTCGAAAAGGAGTAGCGATTGCAATTGAAAAGACCATTCCGGTTGCAGCTGGCTTAGCAGGCGGCAGCAGTGATGCAGCAGCGGCTCTAAGAGGCCTAAATAAGCTCTGGGACTTAGGTCTGACGATGAAGGAGCTGGCAGAGCTGGGAGCGGAAATTGGTTCAGATGTATCCTTTTGCGTGTACGGAGGAACAGCATTAGCACGAGGAAGAGGAGAAGTGATTACGCCTTTACCATCACCGCCTACCTGTTGGGTTGTTTTGGCTAAGCCCTTTATCGGAGTCTCAACAGCAGATGTATATCGCCGCTTAGAACTGCCTAAAATTACCCATCCCGATACAAAGGCTATGATTCAGGCAATTGAAGCAAATGATTTTTCAGGTGTCTGTGCAAACCTAGGGAATGTACTTGAGGATGTAACCTTAAAGCTTCACCCAGAGGTAGCCTTAATAAAGGACCAAATGAAGCGGTTTGGTGCTGATGCCGTATTAATGAGCGGAAGCGGTCCGACTGTTTTTGGACTGGTTCAGCATGATTCAAGAATGCAGCGGGTATATAACGGGTTAAGAGGATTTTGTGATCAGGTTTTTGCTGTTCGAATGCTTGGGGAACAACATACCCTTGATTAA
- the spoVT gene encoding stage V sporulation protein T — protein sequence MKATGIVRRIDDLGRVVIPKEIRRTLRIREGDPLEIFVDRDGEVILKKYSPISELGDFAKEYAEALYDSLGNPVLICDRDSFIATAGGSKKDYLNKNISNLVEKTMEERTSVLMNQAGETTLVDGNNEEISSYTIGPIIANGDPIGAVIIFSKEGSLGEVEQKAVETAAGFLARQMES from the coding sequence ATGAAAGCAACTGGTATTGTTCGTCGAATCGATGATTTAGGTCGTGTAGTTATTCCGAAGGAAATTCGCAGAACATTACGTATTCGTGAAGGTGACCCATTGGAAATCTTTGTGGATCGTGATGGAGAAGTGATTTTGAAGAAATATTCCCCGATTAGTGAATTAGGTGACTTTGCAAAAGAGTATGCTGAAGCTTTATACGATAGTTTAGGAAATCCTGTTCTTATTTGTGATAGAGATAGTTTTATTGCAACAGCCGGTGGTTCTAAGAAGGACTACTTAAATAAAAATATAAGCAATCTTGTCGAAAAAACGATGGAGGAGCGTACCTCAGTCCTCATGAATCAGGCTGGTGAAACCACGCTTGTAGATGGTAACAACGAGGAAATTTCCTCCTATACAATTGGACCTATTATCGCCAATGGCGACCCGATTGGGGCTGTTATTATCTTCTCAAAGGAAGGGTCGCTTGGTGAAGTGGAGCAAAAGGCTGTTGAAACAGCAGCCGGGTTTTTGGCTAGACAAATGGAATCATAA
- a CDS encoding small, acid-soluble spore protein, alpha/beta type, whose product MGRRRGIMSEGLKEELAKELGFYDVVQKEGWGGIKARDAGNMVKRAIEIAEQNLLNNRR is encoded by the coding sequence TTGGGCAGAAGAAGAGGAATTATGTCAGAGGGATTAAAAGAGGAGCTTGCGAAAGAGCTTGGCTTCTATGATGTCGTTCAAAAGGAAGGCTGGGGAGGCATTAAAGCCCGTGATGCAGGCAATATGGTCAAAAGAGCTATTGAAATAGCCGAACAGAATCTTTTAAACAATCGACGTTAA